Genomic DNA from Solanum dulcamara chromosome 4, daSolDulc1.2, whole genome shotgun sequence:
CAACAACTATTGAGAGAAATCAAGAATAGTATTGATAAATACAAAATTGAGTACATGCTTCTGAGAGAGTTGTAGAGTTCTTGGCTAGCTAAACTTAGAGTTAaactacaatacaaatacgATTACAAGTATAGAGATTAATTACAACTTACAATCACAACATTTACATAGCCTAGTTTTAATCTAACTCTAACTTTCCACCAATGAGTCTGATTCTAACTCTAACTCTTTAACATTCTTTAACGGTCTTTAGGACTCCTAACAGTTGGACCATGTTGTTCAACCCATTCCTTAGCTTCATCGTGATCCTTATCTTCAACACCTCTATACCACTTCAGGTCTACAATTGTATCTAACCGAACCTACTCCAGACAGAACTTCATGAAGCAGGTTCAACTCTAACATGAGCCTGGtcatatattattttcaaagaaaaacaaaagtgGAGAAGTAAATGATTCTAAAATAAGGAATTTTCCGCAAATTAATAGTGAAACCTTAAAAGGAATTTGTTTGAAACATGTCTCTAATACCTCGACAACTTATAAAAGAAGTTAAAAAGACTAAATGAAAGATCGTGTCGTTGGACTTTTCAGTAACGCAGTCAAATattaaaaagacaaaaaaattgtCGCTGACAATAAATGTgacatgtttttttaaaaaaacatgagTCATAGACCAAAAGTCGTTTGGTGTGAACCGTCAAATCACTGACACGGCCCCCAACAGGGGGTGCCAAaaaattattactactacttttTGATCTGCTTACTTGAAATACATATATACCATTTTGGCTCCGTACTTGTGGACTTATTATCCTTTCTGAACATGTAGAAAATTTCTTAGCAAGCTTAATTCGGTAGCTATCTTCTAAACACACCCAACaaatctatctatatataatagaaGAGGCAAAAGTGTCACGTGTCAGCGCCAtaattattcttgaattttcaatttttaaaaaaataattaaatatatatattaacaaaAAAGTAATACAAAAATTGAAATTCACGGTACTATATGaagttaaatttcaaaatttgaattaaaatgtAACCCACTAATAACTTCTCTTGACAGTTTTGTTTATCATTAGCCTAAATCTAACTCACTATTTATGTCCTTTATCTCTTCTAATCGTTTAAGATCAAAATCTTCAACCTTCAATTACAATGTCTCTAAAGGCAGATCAGTCATCAAAAATCAACCAACAACCATGAACAATCAGGAGAGAAATTCAACCCAACACCCACATTAAACAAAACTCAAGAAAGAGATTGAAATCACCatgaaaacattttttttttacaatctgTGCCCTATAATCCGTATTCTATAGTCCAAATTCAACATAGCAATTGATAATAGACAATAACTTACACTATAACACCATCAAAATAGTAAAGGTTCTTCAATTCAGAACAAAGCAAGAGTtctaataaatatttgtgtttgcttattcatatcttgaacCCCCTAAGTGAAAATTTTGGTTCCACCACAGTTTATAGGAACCAAAATTAATGAAATTTACAATTTTATATATAagtaatattttggtgaatgtGTTTTCtgtttttgagttatttttaaactaaagaCGAAATTTGTTTATGATTACAGTTTTACTGAAGAGGCCCATAGCGAAATGATTGTCTGTCGTACAGTTTAGCTTCGGATATGATTAAGCAttgtttttatgcattttctatCGCTTCATTTGCGACTTTCACTTTTAGATGGATAagatatatcaaatatattgcTAACATCATTTGGAATGTAATGAGTAATGCCAAGATAAGTCCATGAATGCTTTGCAATCTAATTGGGAAGTAAAATGCCTAAAAAATGTGAAACTAATTTGCATTGTAGTTAATGGAGTTGCAGTGAGTCTGAGTGTGAGTCAaatctataaaaataaattttgattcctaaaatttatcaaaaaatattactctttctctttattttatttatttgttaactATACTAATATTCAAGTTTGggcaaaagaaaaataacgtTTTTTCTATAGATGATTAAGTagaatatttatatgttattaCAAACTTACATGCATGTAAAGTTTGTGACAACTTAGcatattaaaaatagaaaagaaaattaagGTGTTACAATTTAttactaataaaataattttctcccTTTGAGATCCCATGAGTATATACTTATAAACTAATATTAGTCTACTTATATTTTGCTACAGAGATGGAAATGAGATATGCAGCCACCGATGTCAGAACTCCAACGATGAAGAGGGATAAGGAATAAGGATACTTTTTAACTTTaagcaaaaaagaagaagataaaatcagaaaagaaacaaaaatatattaactAACTAATTATAAACTTTATCAATATATGGCTAAAATAACTACTCCATTCATGATggaaactttttaaaatattgaactaaaaaaaatactttaaaatcagaaattaaaaattaagaatattttaaaggataaggatactttttaattttattgaaaaaaacaACTAATTATAAATATGTGGCTGAAATAACTGCTACGCCTAAAATGTAGGAATACATATTTAtcgttttaaaaaaatatttttttttcgtGTTTGGCCTTATTTTTCctatttatgttatatataaataaaaaaaataaaagtagttgtgtttgtaattttttaaaattgtgatttacggcatttatttatttttttgatagcAGAAGACTTTGAAATCACTACTTTCCCCACTTGTCCCATTTCCTTTCCTCACGCGGACAATTTTTCCTTCCCCTTCTATTTCTCTATCTATGCATATCCATATTCATTAAATTGAGTTTATATGTAATAATCACTCAAATAATTTGACAGAACATGTTGATCACTTTTTCTTATTGACACTATTCTATTTTTTTGGTaagttaaaaattatatttggttagcagattttgattattttttaattcttaaCTATATTTCCTAAAATTTTGAAAACTATACATAtgcaataactttttttttctcactGATTTTGCTTatctttttaatgattttttcttgcaataaaatttaaatattataagatTATCTTTCTTATATTCCTTGTCCATTCAATTTCTTATATTCCTTGTCCATTCAATGAGTTATCTGAAATTGATTTGGAAATGTAAGAATTATATAGTAATAAAATATTACATAATTAAAAAACTGAaggaataaatttaaaaatttgaatagcATCTCTACAATTTAGTATTCAAgtgattaaatttttttaattttatgcttAGCATTATCATAATTGTAGGATTTTTCTTAGTtacattttatttgattataacgattaaattttattatatctttATTATGCTAACCAGAGAATAATATGAATTGTATgagtatttattattttgaataagttaaaaaattaataaataaaataatgctaaaaattattattgtctAATTTAGACAATGAACTAAGcttatatattgatttatttttataagtatTCTGTTATTACCTATCAACGTGCTAAATGAACATTCTCCCATATAAATTTTAcaatatcattttataataaattgaATTTCGAAATCTTCAATAAATCAATATTTACTAAAGTATGTATCAATGCGCGGATATGAATACTAGTCATCctttaaaatagtttaatatatattgaaattgatgatttaaaaatattaatagcgTGTTGTATATCagtttcaattttaaatatatgtgtgttcaggaagaatcaaatcatcATCAAGAATGTAGCAAAAAACTCAAGCAAGTTCCACCTCTACTATTGGACTAAGAAACTACTTAGTTAATgtattcttaaaaaataatatcaataataatatattcagtataattttataactcgaaattgaagaataaaaaaatgtacCAGGGAGGGCTAGAGAgtctaaaatatttaaatgcaGCGCTTATATGTATTTGCCATTGCAAGTAATAATGAAATAGTATTAAATAAAGTTACCTAGGGTCAAAACGAGCAATTATTTTCCATTTGAACAGAGTCGCAGTCCACCGGCATTTACCGGTCCACCTCGAACTCCTAGgtggaaaaataaaaatcccAATTCCACCCCCCATGTATGGgaccaaataaataaacaaaacaaaaaaggtGGTGTCTTCACACTTGAAACCCAAAGCACAAAAGGCTATACAAAAAAGTCTCAACTTTCTCTCACTACCTTTTCCTCTACAGTAACAAGAGAGTTGCTAGAGTTTTGAGCAAAagagaaatgaagaagaatctatGCTTTTGATCAAGTTCGTCTATGGAtgagaaggaaaagaagaagctAAAAACAACAAAGACGATGAGTGCTTTATTTTCCGATGAGATTCCAGCTGGGAGTAATAATTATTTGCTTGAGATGTTACCATGTGAAACCGAAaagggttcttcttcttctttaagcTTAATAGAGAGCATGTTTGCTTCTCATGATCCAATCACTACTTCTTCTATATTCGATTTGCTTCAGTCTCCTCCTCCTCCCTCTGTACCCTTGTTGAAGATTGTTAATACTCCTAATTCTTCCGACATCTCTTCTTCATCAACTGAAGTTGTAGCCAGTGATGATCAACAGATGACTAAAACACTAGACCAACAACCTGATGACGATGATCAGAACAAGATCGATAACAAACAGTGAGCCTTAAATTAATTTTCCACCGTCTTTATAGATAAAGAcagtctctttttttttcttttttttaatattttaaataaatgtttttCTATGCATTAGTCAACAAAATCCAGGAAGTTGTTGGTTTACGTTTAATGGAGTTTTTCTccttatgcaaattaaattgggaatatatatatatatataagattgaATGACGGGTACTGTTTAATCAATTAGGTTAaaaccaaaaaagaagaagcaaaagaGGGAAAGAGAGCCGAGATTTGCGTTCATGACGAAGAGCGAAATTGATCATTTGGATGATGGTTTTAGATGGAGAAAGTACGGTCAAAAAGCTGTCAAAAACAGCCCATTTCCcaggtatatgtatatgtatatgtatattcaCACCACACCAACACGCAAACTAtatttcttaattaattatccaccgcttttctatatatatatataatcataacAGAATGCTTTTTCTTACTTTtcaattttattcttattaatatataatattagtacatttgaatttgttgttgaACAATGAAGGAGCTACTATCGTTGCACCACGGCAACATGTGGTGTGAAGAAGAGAGTGGAAAGGTCTTCTGAAGATCCATCAATAGTTGTTACAACTTATGAAGGTGTTCACACACATCCATGCCCCATtacgccacgtggcagcattgGCATTCTTCCTGAAACCACTGGCTACAGTGGCCTTGGTGTTGGCCTTGGTGGTACTTCCTCTTTGCTTTTCCCAGAATTCCATTATCAACAACAATCGACCAGCTACTTTCAGACACCAACATTACCACCTATAAGCCGCTTTACTACTGATTCGTCCTTGTTTTCAACTATTAATTCAtcccaagagagaatgtttTCGCCATCTACTTCGTCTTTGGCTAGAGATCATGGGCTTCTGCAGGATATGGTGCCATCCCAAATGTGGCCCACACATCCAAAAGATCAAGATCAGTAAGCTAGGAGAGATCAATTGGTATGTTATTTTACTTAATTAACTGATGAACATCTCAGTAATCATGAGGTTATCTTTAGATAGGAACCCCATCAAcagttaattaattattagaGACTTTTCCCCTGATTAATTAATGTTGTACAATGACTAGCTTTTTAATCAACCATAGCAATTAAATTCTTTTCGTTTATTAGCTACTTCtctcatatataatatatagcaGGATTCTTTGTGTAATTAATTActcatatttcatatttttgaagATTCTGGCTCTTCatctttaatttgtatattcGCGCTCATCTTCTTTCATGtgtttatcttttcttttttttttggggggggtgGGTGGGATATAATTTCTGTACCCTTAAAATTACTGAAATTGCATGCATGTGCATTTGTTCTTGACATCAGCAGAACATATTGTCCAATCCAGGACTTTAGGGTTTTCTCATTGATCGAGTTCATTTTTCTCAAAGCTTAGCTGGTTAATTCGATAGGAATATATATAAAAGCAGGGTAAGAAAGAAGCCAAAACCACAAAATGTTGTCAGATTTGCTTTATTTGAAATTTCCCCTCTTCTCTTCTTGGATGAAATTCATCTCTCTATATCTTTTTAACTTTAACCTCTCCCTGGAGAAAATAAGAGACAATTTCAAACCACAAATTattcattaatttcttattaTATCTAACGTACAGTAAGCCAACCGTACGAAATTAATAAGAAATCATACTAGCTCTCTACTAACTTTTGAGctattaccttttttttttttttttaagtataACTGTCTCGACTAATCTAAATTTGCAGCTACCAAAATTAAAGCCCATTAGGTTTCTCCATTCTAAGAATTaatcaaacatgaaattaaCTTCTGATCAAGGGTGAGCGAACCTCATGATCCATTCCACCACCTCTCGATGGTATGTAACTAGCTAGTTTTGTTGATCATCAACTCTATATAAGTAGAGCAGCTATGAGAGAATCAATTCCATATTGATCTTGTTTGATCATGAGTTGATTATCTAGGAGCAGAGGGTGACGTGTGTGTTTGATGGCTCAATGTTCCATTTCAAGGCAAGTCTGAAGGAGCTTTCATGAGTAGGAGGGCAAAGGACAAGGgtttatgtatatatgatgatgatgagtaGGAGCATGGCATCAGATTTTGTTAAAGATTTTAAATGCATAGTTCAAGTAAATGTACTTACTACAGCCATCTCTGACACTCTTTTTGCTTGAAATGTCCACTTCAATTTAATACCATATGCCACTTCAAGCCAAGCATCATTTCTTGCCTACACTATTCTGATTCCAACTTTGATATATGCCTGCTCACCAAACTCCACACCTTCTACTCTATACCTTCCTATTAATTATATTCCCCATCCttccatattatatatatttatacatggaGCTTCTTCAaagattttttttccttttaatttaaaccatatatacaaaattatGTGCACGTTATTAATTATTTCTGTCATATCATGTGTTATGTCGTTTTAATTAGAAGAGGAAACATCACATAATTTATCAATGCCAAATCACATGACAATAATTAAACAACAAAAAATGACTAATTAATTAATGCTGTTATACTTAGTTACGTGTCATTTCTTATAGTCTTTAAAGCAAATAATCAGAAATGTTCTCATATTGGAAAGGATGTAAAAAGAACCTTTTAGAGAAACAACTTTCCCATACTTAATGCCATGTATATATATTGCAAATATATCATCACTTTTGTCCGATCTCAAATAAGTGGCTGATTATGCGAATAATTTAACGTTGGCAAACATTTGAGTCTCATCGCACAAACATTGAATTAAACACACACACTCGCATAGCTGCATGTTTCATTTTGATTCAAACTTTTTGAAtgaattcaaaagaaaagataaataCTAAGCATCACCATTTCTATCAAGTGAATTGACATGGATCAATGATTAATTTTCTAAATGAAACATTCTATCTGTTGCCAAACATGTACACCTTATTGTATTTTAGGAGAAACACACACACGGAGGTTTAATTTGTAGCATTTTCTGTAGCCATATTTAGTCAAAATTAAGCAGttactttaatttattttaaggaAACCAGATAACTACTGATCTTACAACCAAACAAAACTAACATGAAGAATGCGATGGAAAAGCTGGCTTGAGAATTCTACATAAGGAATCagaattcaacaaaaataattgGATTTCACTGTAAAGGGacatgaattttcaaatattctctGCCAGACACTCCATTGAAATATTCATTGTAGCTGGATATTAATGTTTTTTTGTCCATTGTTTTTTATTCTTATATCACGTTAGTGGCATTTTCCTGTAGGTATGTTTCATTATTAATTAGCCCAATGTTTATTTCCAGCTTGGTAcgtggaaaaagaaaaaattgctGAAGCGTCGATCAtgtaaaatatacaaattagtCAAAAAGGAGATCCCTTTAAAATAACTTAAGAGGAAATTAATGAAGATCCCAAAGTGACTGGTAAATGCAACTATAAATTCTAATCACTTGAGTAAGAAGTGATTACACAAAATTAACAAATGATTTCTAAAACTTTTTCAGCATAACCAATGTTAGACAAGTTAAATTTGTACCAAGTAAAGAAGAATAAGGAAAAACTACCTAATTAGACAAATATTTTTACCATATTTACGAATTCTCCATTTCATATCAGATTTCAAGTCAGATACACctagatatatgtatttttattatcagATACACTAAAATAGGAAGAGAAGTGGGTGAGAGGAGGAAAGGGACGAGCGAGATAGTCGGGAGGCGAGCGAGATAGTCTAAGTATCCCAGATACATGTGGATCACACTAGATTTATGTATCTGGGATACCAGATACAGGAAGAGAGGAGAGTGGCGAGTGAGATAGGAGGGAGGTGAGCCAGAGAGTCAGATACTTGAATATAGTGTATTTAGAATAAATTATACCTAATTTTAACTCCATGTATCTAAAGTCTAAATTCTGATATATTTTGTAATAATGAAAAGCGATGGAAAAGAAGGTAATTAGATACTAAATTAGTGAGATTTTTTTTGTAAGTTATACAAAGAATAAATGTTTTGGacgataaaatatcaaatgccTTTTCACAGCCTATTTGGGTTATAGCCCAGTTGAGAAACCTAATTGGGCTATAGTAGACACCTTTTTTGGGTCCAAAACAATATATCAGGATTTGGTCTAATGTTTCAAGACTCTCGTGTTAGAAATACATCCTTCCCGGAGGTCAGTCTTCACCACCCCTTTGGGCATCGTCGGTGGCGCGTCTGCTGGTTGTGCACTTGGTAAATTGAAGTTCGGCACCAGTGCCTCGCATTGTTGCGCGCTGAATGAAGGTGACGAACGTGGAGTCATAATTGTGATTCCACAGACAACTCATAGAGTCATAGTGCAATTCTTTAAGCTGCTTGCTTCATTCATTTCAATTTGCAcgaaatattttcttcttccaatcATTAGATAATAAGTATTCCATTCATTAGGCCACTTTGAGTCAGATTATTTTGTCTTTCATCGTGAGTCTTCTTTGATCTTTTTGTAATTTTAACATTTTCACCCAATTTTGCTGCAAATTTCATCTCCAATGTGCcagtaaaaatataattaagtacaAATCACTATAATTAATACTCAAACAACGATTAAAAGTACTAAAATATGAAGCAAATAATCActaaatatatgcattttaGGCCGAGCATCAACGTGAAGTAACAAATGAAGTTTTAAAGGTCCAGTAACTTTAACTCCACTTTTTTTTGTGTGTCTAGAATTCTAGATCATATTAGAAATGGGTTTAGTTTATCGTCTAACAGTCTGTTCTGTTTATGATTTTGTGTAGTGTGATTATTCTTTTAATTacaatattttacaattcaaaTACAAGTTTCAATGGCAAAAATGGAGAGATATTTTCATCAAGTACCAAAAACAGCTTCCACATCTCAAAATTAACCTAATGAGTCTATTATAAAAAATACTTGAGTTATGCTTTTACTAGTAGAATTTCTTTTGTTAACttctttatattaatttttacaaTATATAGTTGTTAGTTCTATTACAAAGTATTTTTATGCTTTAGCGAAATATTATgtagtttgattttaaatttacgGTGAACCCATTTAtcgattttcttttatttacttCTTCAAAGTTTGAAAACCCTTGGAGAAATTCCACCTTCACCACTGCTTGGAATTATTTGTTacataaaaacttgaataaatCAATCAACTCTGTTTCAAGCTGGAGTCTGCTAATTGCTAGATTGAATGGTTTATCAAAATAATGAATTCTGTAAGGTTAAGGATTATTACATTATTGTAGGCAAAATGAAGCTCATACAGGATGCCTTATGGATTGCCAATGCTTGCCTATCTCGTTCTTCTCATCATCATCCTCAAGTTTTCAGGACCTTTCCTGCACTTCCAAATATTGGTAGGTACTATTTATTCAATTCTCTATCAAATTCCATAGTTTGTCATGCCAAGTTGCAATTTTTATAACTAAAAATGTGCAAGTTTAGTTTTCTTGAGTTTATATTGAATTCTATCATTGTTCAGCGATTTTCTATTGAACCAATTTGCTTTTCATGCTTGTGAAGCAAAAAGCTTTTGTCTTCAGCTACCCTGAATTTCTTACATACTTTTGGTTTGCATACTAGttctttttttaaatacaaaaaGATAGAAACTTttaattgattttcaaaatGAAGTATGTGCTTGTAGTCTACAGAGTTATAGGACAAAGAATTTTGTCTGATTGAATATAATGTGAAGGGTGAAGCTTCTCCAATGTGACCTTTTTCCAATCACTGATAATTTGAGGAGTGGAGATAACTAGGTTTTAGATAAACTATTCATACTTTCCAGTTCACTAAGAATATAGTAATTTGCCTTAGCTTGAGGAGGATCCAAAAAGCATAATGATACGAACTTTAAATACTGATGTAATAAGATAACAAGAAATCAACATCAAGATAGACTGGCCACACTGTTCCTTTGTAAATTGTCTGCCTTTCATATTGGGCAATCCAAACTGACATTACGAATGTTATCTTTCGAACACTCTGACTTTGAAAGACGACTTTTTGGTGATAGTACGGGGAACAGGCCAAGTTCAAACTCTTTTTTCAGAAAGCTTGATAGGGATGAAAAGGCTTATGGTAGATCTGGGCCAGGCTCCATGTTTAGTTCTGGGAACAGATCTAGTTTACTGGATGGTCTGGATGAGAGTTTTGATACATTATCAGATGGGATAGATGGTAAGTTGAAGGAAGAAGCCagatattttgagtttgatcCTGATGAAGTAGAAAAAGATGATTATGCTTACAGAGCAGATATGACCTTTCGGCCAGGAAACATTTATGGAATCATGGTATGAGAGACGAGGTAGCATTTCTGGCATGCTTTTAGCATCTTGAGTGTCATTTCCATTTGAGGATAGGTCTCATTGTGGTTTTTGTATATCTTGCACCCATTGTCTTTCAACAGCTTCCGTCAAATGTTTTGGCTGTGCTAAAATTGTATGGTCGAAGTGTTTATTTCTTAGTACACCTTGTTTCAAGCTTCATTCTCTGTGGCAAGAGCAAATTATGGATGGCATTAATTTGTTGCCATAACTTAATTTGTCCTCTCTTGCACTATATTCTCTATGGTGCTTCCATGTCCACCTCCAAGATTTTCATGATTATCTGCAGGATCTTGATCTTAGAAAACCAGGAGTTCGCAAGCCCTTTAAAAGGGATGAATTTGAAACTACAACAGAGGAAG
This window encodes:
- the LOC129884234 gene encoding uncharacterized protein LOC129884234, with the translated sequence MYLGYQIQEERRVASEIGGRQNEAHTGCLMDCQCLPISFFSSSSSSFQDLSCTSKYCTGNRPSSNSFFRKLDRDEKAYGRSGPGSMFSSGNRSSLLDGLDESFDTLSDGIDGKLKEEARYFEFDPDEVEKDDYAYRADMTFRPGNIYGIMV
- the LOC129885013 gene encoding probable WRKY transcription factor 48; amino-acid sequence: MDEKEKKKLKTTKTMSALFSDEIPAGSNNYLLEMLPCETEKGSSSSLSLIESMFASHDPITTSSIFDLLQSPPPPSVPLLKIVNTPNSSDISSSSTEVVASDDQQMTKTLDQQPDDDDQNKIDNKQLKPKKKKQKREREPRFAFMTKSEIDHLDDGFRWRKYGQKAVKNSPFPRSYYRCTTATCGVKKRVERSSEDPSIVVTTYEGVHTHPCPITPRGSIGILPETTGYSGLGVGLGGTSSLLFPEFHYQQQSTSYFQTPTLPPISRFTTDSSLFSTINSSQERMFSPSTSSLARDHGLLQDMVPSQMWPTHPKDQDQ